From the Astyanax mexicanus isolate ESR-SI-001 chromosome 9, AstMex3_surface, whole genome shotgun sequence genome, one window contains:
- the nr1h4 gene encoding bile acid receptor isoform X2, producing MVSVWASGRSSVPTLGSDEMSMGQEKTSDILAEHSSPLLQDQEVLPFASYPSMQYSTVEPSMSSPSYYSCQNYYPQYSPEEWYSPSAMLELRKGPLEGTFDTEMEESSPIVPTVMYRRSRNTAHPGRVKGEELCVVCGDKASGYHYNALTCEGCKGFFRRSITKNAVYKCKSGGNCEMDMYMRRKCQECRLRKCKEMGMLAECLLTEIQCKSKRLRKNTKSSLEDGTGADTEVADSGDTKQVTSTTRMCKEKVVLSQDQQALLNYILEAYNKHRVPPDMAKKLLQEQFSTEENFLLLTEMATSHVQVLVEFTKNIPGFQSLDHEDQIALLKGSAVEAMFLRSAQVFTRKQPQGHTEVLEERIRKSGISEEYITPMFNFYKSIGELQMLQEEHALLTAITILSPDRPYVKDQQAVERLQEPVLEVLRRFCKLQHPQEPQHFARLLGRLTELRTLNHHHAEMLESWRTSDHKFNPLLCEIWDVQ from the exons ATGGTCAGTGTTTGGGCCAGCGGCAGGTCGTCAGTACCCACTTTGGGGTCTGATGAAATGTCCATGGGGCAGGAGAAGACTTCAG ATATTCTGGCAGAGCACAGCAGCCCTCTGCTTCAGGACCAGGAGGTCCTGCCCTTCGCCAGCTATCCCAGCATGCAGTACTCCACAGTGGAGCCGTCCATGTCCTCTCCGTCATACTACTCCTGCCAAAACTACTACCCCCAGTACAGCCCAGAGGAGTGGTATTCACCATCCGCCATGCTGGAGCTGAGAAAAGGCCCGCTGGAGGGGACCTTTGATACAGAGATGGAGGAATCATCCCCTATTGTTCCCACTGTCATGTATAGAAGATCCAGAAACACTGCCCATCCCGGCAGGGTCAAAGGGGAAgaactgtgtgtggtgtgtggggacAAAGCCTCGGGCTACCACTACAATGCTCTCACATGTGAAGGGTGTAAAG GTTTCTTCAGAAGAAGTATAACCAAGAATGCTGTTTATAAGTGTAAGAGTGGGGGGAACTGTGAGATGGACATGTACATGCGCAGAAAGTGCCAAGAGTGCCGACTACGGAAGTGTAAAGAGATGGGCATGCTCGCTGAGT GTTTGCTAACAGAGATCCAGTGCAAATCCAAGAGGCTGAGGAAAAACACCAAGTCTTCACTAGAGGATGGCACAGGAGCTGATACAGAGGTCGCTGACAGCGGGGACACTAAACAGGTCACATCTACAACCAGAATGTGTAAA GAAAAAGTGGTGCTCAGTCAAGACCAGCAGGCTTTACTAAATTATATTCTTGAAGCGTACAACAAGCATCGTGTTCCTCCAGATATGGCCAAGAAACtg CTTCAGGAACAGTTCAGCACTGAGGAGAATTTCCTGCTGTTGACGGAAATGGCAACCAGCCACGTCCAGGTTCTGGTAGAATTCACAAAAAACATCCCAG GTTTCCAGTCTCTGGATCATGAGGATCAGATTGCTCTACTGAAGGGTTCAGCAGTCGAGGCCATGTTCCTGCGTTCTGCCCAGGTCTTCACCAGGAAACAGCCACAAGGACACACAGAGGTGCTGGAGGAGCGAATAAGAAAGAGTG GCATATCAGAAGAGTACATCACCCCTATGTTCAACTTCTATAAGAGTATTGGGGAGCTGCAGATGCTGCAAGAAGAACATGCACTTCTTACAGCAATCACCATCCTGTCTCCAG ATCGGCCATATGTGAAGGACCAGCAGGCAGTGGAGCGGCTGCAGGAGCCCGTGCTGGAAGTGTTGAGGAGGTTCTGCAAGCTGCAGCACCCTCAGGAGCCCCAGCACTTCGCCCGGCTGCTGGGCCGTCTGACCGAGCTGCGAACCCTTAATCATCATCATGCAGAGATGCTAGAGTCATGGCGCACGAGCGACCACAAATTCAACCCCCTGCTCTGTGAAATCTGGGACGTACAGTGA
- the nr1h4 gene encoding bile acid receptor isoform X1 codes for MNDWVGPDVNVVGPLQIPPSDGFSMPEGSHFFDILAEHSSPLLQDQEVLPFASYPSMQYSTVEPSMSSPSYYSCQNYYPQYSPEEWYSPSAMLELRKGPLEGTFDTEMEESSPIVPTVMYRRSRNTAHPGRVKGEELCVVCGDKASGYHYNALTCEGCKGFFRRSITKNAVYKCKSGGNCEMDMYMRRKCQECRLRKCKEMGMLAECLLTEIQCKSKRLRKNTKSSLEDGTGADTEVADSGDTKQVTSTTRMCKEKVVLSQDQQALLNYILEAYNKHRVPPDMAKKLLQEQFSTEENFLLLTEMATSHVQVLVEFTKNIPGFQSLDHEDQIALLKGSAVEAMFLRSAQVFTRKQPQGHTEVLEERIRKSGISEEYITPMFNFYKSIGELQMLQEEHALLTAITILSPDRPYVKDQQAVERLQEPVLEVLRRFCKLQHPQEPQHFARLLGRLTELRTLNHHHAEMLESWRTSDHKFNPLLCEIWDVQ; via the exons ATGAATGATTGGGTGGGCCCTGATGTCAATGTGGTGGGACCACTGCAGATCCCACCCAGCGATGGGTTCTCAATGCCAGAGGGCTCACATTTCTTTG ATATTCTGGCAGAGCACAGCAGCCCTCTGCTTCAGGACCAGGAGGTCCTGCCCTTCGCCAGCTATCCCAGCATGCAGTACTCCACAGTGGAGCCGTCCATGTCCTCTCCGTCATACTACTCCTGCCAAAACTACTACCCCCAGTACAGCCCAGAGGAGTGGTATTCACCATCCGCCATGCTGGAGCTGAGAAAAGGCCCGCTGGAGGGGACCTTTGATACAGAGATGGAGGAATCATCCCCTATTGTTCCCACTGTCATGTATAGAAGATCCAGAAACACTGCCCATCCCGGCAGGGTCAAAGGGGAAgaactgtgtgtggtgtgtggggacAAAGCCTCGGGCTACCACTACAATGCTCTCACATGTGAAGGGTGTAAAG GTTTCTTCAGAAGAAGTATAACCAAGAATGCTGTTTATAAGTGTAAGAGTGGGGGGAACTGTGAGATGGACATGTACATGCGCAGAAAGTGCCAAGAGTGCCGACTACGGAAGTGTAAAGAGATGGGCATGCTCGCTGAGT GTTTGCTAACAGAGATCCAGTGCAAATCCAAGAGGCTGAGGAAAAACACCAAGTCTTCACTAGAGGATGGCACAGGAGCTGATACAGAGGTCGCTGACAGCGGGGACACTAAACAGGTCACATCTACAACCAGAATGTGTAAA GAAAAAGTGGTGCTCAGTCAAGACCAGCAGGCTTTACTAAATTATATTCTTGAAGCGTACAACAAGCATCGTGTTCCTCCAGATATGGCCAAGAAACtg CTTCAGGAACAGTTCAGCACTGAGGAGAATTTCCTGCTGTTGACGGAAATGGCAACCAGCCACGTCCAGGTTCTGGTAGAATTCACAAAAAACATCCCAG GTTTCCAGTCTCTGGATCATGAGGATCAGATTGCTCTACTGAAGGGTTCAGCAGTCGAGGCCATGTTCCTGCGTTCTGCCCAGGTCTTCACCAGGAAACAGCCACAAGGACACACAGAGGTGCTGGAGGAGCGAATAAGAAAGAGTG GCATATCAGAAGAGTACATCACCCCTATGTTCAACTTCTATAAGAGTATTGGGGAGCTGCAGATGCTGCAAGAAGAACATGCACTTCTTACAGCAATCACCATCCTGTCTCCAG ATCGGCCATATGTGAAGGACCAGCAGGCAGTGGAGCGGCTGCAGGAGCCCGTGCTGGAAGTGTTGAGGAGGTTCTGCAAGCTGCAGCACCCTCAGGAGCCCCAGCACTTCGCCCGGCTGCTGGGCCGTCTGACCGAGCTGCGAACCCTTAATCATCATCATGCAGAGATGCTAGAGTCATGGCGCACGAGCGACCACAAATTCAACCCCCTGCTCTGTGAAATCTGGGACGTACAGTGA